In Caloenas nicobarica isolate bCalNic1 chromosome 27, bCalNic1.hap1, whole genome shotgun sequence, one DNA window encodes the following:
- the LOC135998915 gene encoding LOW QUALITY PROTEIN: killer cell lectin-like receptor subfamily B member 1B allele B (The sequence of the model RefSeq protein was modified relative to this genomic sequence to represent the inferred CDS: substituted 1 base at 1 genomic stop codon) has product MTPYFSCKITHLDRVERKLWLGEELVEINQRSVNHRKTELSAGWTGTVGARGTAGDPPASPAMAERIVYADLNIGSGRGCRKMRSLPQPQTSSCPRWHRAALCAGWTGNLLLGVAVVAMGCSFLHQQPQNPESYKNGSGNIGDGNSTLEKICSELRKDLCSSNLQEAGGCKICPWGWMSHGTKCFWAADGISSWKESRGDCASRGAELLMPWDQDELDFLNKILQKPSSYFWIGFSRTSRVKGWTWLNGSHLDWSRXALGVRWVSGGTCGMLQGNTIGSENCSTGCHWICQKEATQL; this is encoded by the exons ATGACACCTTATTTCTCGTGCAAAATAACCCATTTGGACAGAGTGGAGCGAA AGCTCTGGCTTGGAGAGGAACTTGTAGAGATAAACCAGAGGAGTGTAAAccacagaaaaactgaattatCTGCTGGCTGGACGGGCACCGTTGGAGCCAGAGGCACGGCTGGTGatcctcctgcctctcctgctATGGCCGAGAGAATTGTCTATGCTGACCTGAATATCGGGTctggaaggggctgcaggaAAATGCGTTCACTTCCTCAACCTCAGA caTCGAGCTGTCCCCGGTGGCACCGAGCCGCTCTCTGCGCCGGCTGGACCGGGAATCTCCTCCTCGGGGTGGCCGTGGTGGCAATGGGATGCTCGT ttctgcaccagcagccacAGAACCCAGAAAGCTACAAAAACGGGAGTGGGAACATAGGAGATGGCAACAGCACCCTGGAGAAGATCTGCTCAGAGCTGCGGAAAGATCTTTGCTCATCAAATCTGCAAG AGGCTGGGGGGTGCAAGATCTGCCCCTGGGGCTGGATGTCGCATGGGACCAAGTGCTTTTGGGCTGCTGACGGGATCAGCTCTTGGAAGGAGAGCCGGGGGGACTGTGCGAGTCGGGGGGCCGAGCTGCTGATGCCGTGGGACCAGGACGAGCTG GATTTCCTAAATAAAATCCTTCAGAAGCCCAGCAGCTACTTCTGGATCGGCTTCTCCCGCACCTCTCGCGTGAAGGGCTGGACTTGGCTGAACGGCTCCCACCTGGACTGGAGCCGGTGAGCGCTTGGGGTACGATGGGTGTCAGG AGGAACTtgtgggatgctgcagggaaacACAATCGGCTCTGAGAACTGCAGCACGGGATGTCACTGGATCTGCCAGAAAGAAGCCACCCAGCTCTGA